A window of bacterium genomic DNA:
TCCTCGAGGGTGGCTTCGCAAGCCGGAATCTCGAGCTCGCCCTCGATGAATTCTCGAAACAGATCGGAGAGACCGAAATAAAAGCGGCGGATTTGGCCCGATTCGACCAGCCGGCTGTTGACCAGCTCCTCGAGCCTCTTGAGCGCTCTTTGCTCGGGGCTGAGCGGCGGCCCGGCTTCCTCGGCCGCCGGCCGGCGGTAGCGCCGCCATAAGGCCCGAGCCAGGAAGAAAGCCAGGATCAGCCCCAGCGAGATGGCGATGCCCCAGATCCAGCGGAGGTCCCAGGCTTGGATATCCTTCAAGTCCAGGATGTCCTGCATCTCCTCGAGCTTGGGCAGGGGCTTGGCCATCTATTGTCGCTTCTCCCGGAGCCGGAAAAATTGCAGCAAGGGATGGATGTAATCGCGGCTCTGCTCGACTTGGACCGAGTCGACGCCCAACGACTGGAAGAGCTTTTGCGGTTCGCGGAGGGTCCGCTCGGCAAGCTGGCGGTATTTTTTCTGAAAAGCCCGGCCCGAGCTGTTCACCCAACGCTCCTCCCCGCTCTCGGGGTCGCGCCAGCGCAACCAGCCGGCCGCCGGGAAATCGGCCTCGACCCGGTCGTAAAGCTGGATGCAGACCAGATCATGGCGCCGTTTGGCGATGGCCAAGGCCCGCTCGTAGTCTTGATCGAGGAAGTCGGAGATGAGGAAGGCGATGGAGCGGCGGTTCATCACCCGGATCAGGTATTCGAGCGGCACCCGGATCTGAGTCTTGGCGTGGGTCGGCTTGAAGGTCAGGATCTCTTGGATGACTCGGTAGACGTGGCCCTTTCCCTTCTTGGCCGGAATGAACTTCTCGACCCGGTCGGTGAAGAGGATCAGGCCGACCTTGTCGTTGCTCTTGATCGCGGCATAGGCCAGGACCGCCGCGACCTCGGCCGCGGTCTCGCGCTTGGAGCGCTCCCGGGTCCCGAAATCGAGCGACTCCGACATGTCGACCAGGATCATCACGGTCATCTCCCGCTCCTCGCGGTAGACCTTGACGAAGGGCCGGCCGATTCGGGCGGTGACGTTCCAGTCGATGCTTCGGATCTCGTCGCCCGGCTCGTACTCCCGCACTTCCTCGAACTCCATGCCCCGGCCGCGGAAGGCGCTCTCGTACTCGCCGGCGAAAATCTCGTTGGCCAGGTAATTGGTCTTGAGCTGAATGCGTTTTATCTTTTTTAGAATTTCCGGTGGCAGCATACTTGTAGGGGCACCCCTTGCGGGTGCCATGTCCGCGACGGTTGCGGTCTTCTTGCACTGGGCGCCCGCAAGGGGCGCCCCTACATCCTCACGGGACCTCCAGTTGATCGAGAATCTTCTTTAGCACCTCGTCGCTCGATAGCCCCTCGGCCTCGGCCATATAGGTCAGGAGGATCCGATGGCGCAGCACGTCCGGCGCCATCGTCTTGACGTCCTGGGGAGTGACGAAAGCTCGGCCTTGGAGGAAGGCGTAGCAGCGGGCCACCGCGCTCAAATAGATGCTGGCCCGGGGCGAGGCGCCGAATTGGACGTAGCTTTCGAGCCCTAATTTCAGCTCGGCCGGATTGCGAGTCGCCAGCACGATGCGCACGATATAGTCCTTGATCTTGGGGTCGAGATAGACCTGCTCGATCAGCCGGCGCATCTCGCCGAGTTGAGCGGCCTTGAGCAGCGGCCGCAATTCTTCCCAATGGCCGGCCTGGGCCCGGTCCATGATCGCGACCTCCTCCTCCTTGCTCGGGTAGGAGACGTTGAGCTTGAGCATGAAGCGGTCGACCTGGGCTTCGGGCAAGGGGTAGGTCCCCTCCTGCTCGATCGGGTTTTGAGTCGCGAGGACGACGAAGGGCGGCTCGAGGTGGAAGGTCGAGTTGCCGATGGTGACCTGCTTCTCCTGCATCGCCTCGAGCAAGGCGCTTTGGACCTTGGCCGGCGCCCGGTTGATCTCGTCGGCCAGGATGATGTTGGCGAAGATCGGCCCCTGCTTGACGCTGAAGTCCTGGGTCTTGGGGCTGTAGATTTGGGTGCCGATCAGGTCGGCCGGCAGCAGGTCGGGCGTGAATTGAATCCGTTGGAACTTGACGTCGAGGACCCGGGCCAGGGCCCGGACGGTGGTGGTCTTGGCCAGCCCGGGAACGCCCTCGACCAGGATATGGCCTTCGAGCAGGACGCCCATCAGGAGTCGCTCGACCATGTATTTTTGGCCGACGACGACTTTGGAAACTTCTTCGAGAACCGAGCTCAGGAGGGGTTGGTAGCCCTTCACTCGCTCCAGGTTCTGCTGGATCTCTTGGCTCATGCAAGGCACCTTTCTATCTAAAAGACGAAATGCCTGTCATCCTGAGCGAAGCGAAGGATCTGCGACTGGCCAAGCGACTATTGTCTGCCAAACCTTCTTCGCCTCCTCGGAACTCCCTTAAGATGTCGCGAAGAAGCTTTGGGTTTTTAAAGCACCTTGGCAGGTCGCAGATCCTTCGCTTCGCTCAGGATGACAGCTTGTTTCACGTTTCACGTTCCAAACCAGGTGCGTGATTTCTTAGATTTTTTTCGGGATTTGGTAAAGGAACTTTCGGGGCCCGGGGAATCGCCCAAGGTCTTGCGGAAAGCCTGGAGCAGCTCCGCTTGCTCGGGGCTCAAATCCCGCGGAGTTTCGACGAAAAGGTGGACATGGAGATCGCCCCGCCGCTTGTCGCGAAGGGAGGGCATGCCCTTCCCCGACAACTTGAGGACGTCGCCGGTCTGGGCCCCCGGCGGGATGCGCAGCTTTTCGCCGCCTTCCGGAACCGGGACCTCGATTTCCTCTCCGAGGGCCGCGGCGACCATCGAAACTTTGCGTTGATGATGGAGATCCGGTCCCTGGCGCTGAAAGCGCTCATCCTCCTCGACGGTGAGAACGACGTAGAGGTCGCCGCGAGGGCCGCCCCGGCGGCCGGCTTCGCCTTCCCCGCGCAGGCAAAGTTGGGTGCCGTTGTCGACGCCCGGCGGCACCTTGACGGTGAGCCGCTTGCTCTTGGCGACGCTGCCCTGCCCGCGGCAATCCTTACAGTGCTCCTTCACCACCTTGCCGTGGCCTTGGCAGGCGTTGCAAGTGGTGGAAATGGTGAAAAAGCCCCGCGATTGGTAGAGCTCGCCCTTGCCGCCGCAGTGGCGGCAAACCAGGGGCTCTTGGCCCTTGGGGTAGCCTTGGCCACCGCAAAGCTCGCATTCCTCTTGCCGTGGCACGTCGATCTTTTGCTCGATCCCGCTGAAGGCTTCGGAAAACTTCAGCCGGATGTCGAAGCGAATGTCTCGGCCGGGCTGGGGGCCTCCTCGCCGGCCGCCGCCTCGGGAAAAGCCGAAGAAGTCTTCGAAAATATCGGAAAAATGGGAGAAGACGTCGCCGACGTCGTCGAAGCCATGGAAGCCCTGGCGCTGAAGCCCGGCATGGCCGAAGCGGTCGTAAAGGGAGCGTTTTTGGGGGTCGCTCAAGACTTCGTAAGCCTCGGAGGCTTCTTTGAAACGTTCCTCGGCCTCGTGGCTGGGATTGCGGTCGGGATGGAATTCCAGAGCCTTTTTCCGGTAGGCGGTCTTAATCTCACCGTCGCCGGCTTGGCGGTCAAGCTCGAGGATTTCATAGTAACAGCGCTTCACAGGGCCATCCATACTGTCCAGTCATTCTGAGGACCCGAAGGGTCCGAAGAATCTCATACCCACCAAGGCAGTCGCAGGTCCTTCGCTGGCGCTCAGGATGACGGCCATTGGATGCAAATAATCATTATTTTGGGATTGTCAACGGCGATTCCCGCGTTATTTTAAGGACATGCAAGTGACCGAGCTTTTGGAGCACACCTGGGGCCGCTTGGAGGCCATCGACGACCAGGAGCGGATGGCCGACGCTAAATTGTTGGAAGAATTCTTCCAGGGCGGCTTCATCGACGCCCGCCGTTTCGGCCTCAACCAATGGAAACAGGCCTGCCAAAAATTCGCCAAGGGGCCCAAATTCGTCTTCAAGAAGGCCGATTGGGAGGGATTGAAGAGCTTTTTCTTCGGCGCCGAGATCAAGCGGCCCTTCGACCCCAAGCGTTTGAATGACGGGATGCGGCCGCTGGACTGGACCTCGGAGCTTTATCAAAAGGTCTTCCGCTTCGAAACGACGATGACCTTGGAGGAGTGGAAGAAGATCGTCCAGACCCAGATCCTGACCCGCTTTAAAAAAGGCAATGAGCTGGTCTACAACGCGGCGTTCAAGGCCCTGCTCGAGGGCTTGCTCAAGCAAAAGGCCTCGCCGCTCCGCCGGCTGGAGCTTTGGTATCATTTCGAGCGATCGAAGGAGGGGCCACCGGCCGCGGTCCAGGCCGGGGCCAAGGCCGAGTCGGAGGGGAAACGAACGCCCTCCTCGCCGGTGATTCGCGACGCCTTCGTCGCCAAGCCCGAGGAGTCGGTGCGCCGCGGAGCCATCGACAAGCTCTACTTTCATCAGGGCGAGCAGCCCAAGGCCACCGACGACGAAAGCCTCGATTTCTTGGATGAGCTGGCCAAGCTCGGCGACGACGAAAACTCGCCGTTGAAATGACCGGCCGAGGAGGCCGGTCATCCTGAGCCAGCAGGCGAAGGATCTGCGACCCACCAAGGTGCTTCGAAGGGCCTTAATTTACTTCGGTCTGCTAAGGAATTCGGAGGGAACGAAGGAACGTTGGGGCTTTAAGCTTCTTGGCCTTCGCAGATCCTTCCCCCCAGTCTCACTCGAACCTCGCGGCGTTCGACTGGGGCCCCCGCTCAGGATGACAGCCCCCTGCTCAGGATGGCGTTTTCCCTATTGTCACCCTTGACTTAAGGGCTTTCCGACTTATATCTCCCCATGGAATTTTTACGGGACATTCCCGAAAGGCCTCGTTTATACTCGGGAAAAAATTAGTCCCGCGATGAAAGGAACACCCAGCTTTATGGCTAACAAAAGCAAGATTATCGGCATCGACTTAGGCACGACCAATAGCGTCGTCGCGATCATGGAGGGCGACGAGCCCAAGGTTATTCCGAACCAGGAAGGCAACCGGACCACCCCTTCGGTGGTGGCTTTCAGCAAGGACGGCGAAGTGCTGGTCGGACAGGTCGCCAAGCGCCAAGCGATCACCAACCCGGAAAATACGATTTACTCGATCAAGCGTTTCATGGGCCGGAAGTTCGACGAAGTGGCCGAGGAGATCAAGATGGTCCCCTACCACGTCGTCAAGGCCGGCAACGGCGACGCCGCGGTCGAGATCCAAAGCAAGAACTACAGCCCGCCCGAAATTTCGGCCAAGGTCCTGATGAAGCTCAAGCAGGCGGCCGAGGATTATTTGGGCGAGAAGGTCACCGAGGCGGTCATCACCGTCCCGGCCTACTTCAACGACGCCCAGCGCCAGGCCACCAAGGACGCCGGCAAGATCGCCGGCCTCGACGTCAAGCGCATCGTCAACGAGCCCACCGCCGCGGCCCTGGCCTACGGCTTGGACAAGAAGAAGAACGAGATCATCGCGGTCTACGACTTCGGCGGCGGCACTTTCGACATCTCGATCCTCGAAGTCGGCGAGAATGTCGTCGAGGTCATCTCGACCAACGGCGACACCCACTTGGGCGGCGACAACATCGACCAACGATTGATCGACTACCTCATCGCCGAGTTCAAGAAGGACCAAGGCATCGACGTCAGCAAGGACCGGATGGTCCTGCAGCGCCTGAAAGAGGCGGCCGAGAAGGCCAAGATCGAGCTCTCCAGCGTGATGGAGACCGAGATCAACCTGCCCTTCCTCACCGCCGACGCCAGCGGGCCCAAGCACATGAACATCAAGCTGACCCGGGCCAAGTTCGAGGCGCTCTGCGAGGATTTGTTCACCCGGAGCCTCGAACCGGTCAAGAAGGCTCTGGCCGACGCCGGCAAGAAGCCTTCGGAAATCGATGAGATCGTCCTGGTCGGCGGATCGACCCGGATCCCGCGAGTCCAGGAAGAGGTGAAGAAGTTTTTCGGTAAGGAACCGCACAAGGGAGTGAACCCCGATGAAGTCGTGG
This region includes:
- the dnaK gene encoding molecular chaperone DnaK, giving the protein MANKSKIIGIDLGTTNSVVAIMEGDEPKVIPNQEGNRTTPSVVAFSKDGEVLVGQVAKRQAITNPENTIYSIKRFMGRKFDEVAEEIKMVPYHVVKAGNGDAAVEIQSKNYSPPEISAKVLMKLKQAAEDYLGEKVTEAVITVPAYFNDAQRQATKDAGKIAGLDVKRIVNEPTAAALAYGLDKKKNEIIAVYDFGGGTFDISILEVGENVVEVISTNGDTHLGGDNIDQRLIDYLIAEFKKDQGIDVSKDRMVLQRLKEAAEKAKIELSSVMETEINLPFLTADASGPKHMNIKLTRAKFEALCEDLFTRSLEPVKKALADAGKKPSEIDEIVLVGGSTRIPRVQEEVKKFFGKEPHKGVNPDEVVALGAAVQAGVLSGHVKDLLLLDVTPLSLGIETLGGVMTKLIDRNTTIPTRKSQIFSTAADSQPSVEIHVLQGEREMAKDNRTLGRFILDGIPPAPRGVPQVEVTFDIDANGIVNVSALDKATNKKQHITITASSGLNDKDIDRMVKEAESHAAEDKKRREEIEVKNHADSLVYSTEKTLKENREKVEASLAGDIESAIADLKKAIEANNVDDMKSGMEKLTQLSHKMAEAMYKSASSAGAPGGEQPSEASQEAPSGGEEAGKKDDVVDAEFEEAKD
- a CDS encoding DUF58 domain-containing protein, with protein sequence MLPPEILKKIKRIQLKTNYLANEIFAGEYESAFRGRGMEFEEVREYEPGDEIRSIDWNVTARIGRPFVKVYREEREMTVMILVDMSESLDFGTRERSKRETAAEVAAVLAYAAIKSNDKVGLILFTDRVEKFIPAKKGKGHVYRVIQEILTFKPTHAKTQIRVPLEYLIRVMNRRSIAFLISDFLDQDYERALAIAKRRHDLVCIQLYDRVEADFPAAGWLRWRDPESGEERWVNSSGRAFQKKYRQLAERTLREPQKLFQSLGVDSVQVEQSRDYIHPLLQFFRLREKRQ
- a CDS encoding MoxR family ATPase; its protein translation is MSQEIQQNLERVKGYQPLLSSVLEEVSKVVVGQKYMVERLLMGVLLEGHILVEGVPGLAKTTTVRALARVLDVKFQRIQFTPDLLPADLIGTQIYSPKTQDFSVKQGPIFANIILADEINRAPAKVQSALLEAMQEKQVTIGNSTFHLEPPFVVLATQNPIEQEGTYPLPEAQVDRFMLKLNVSYPSKEEEVAIMDRAQAGHWEELRPLLKAAQLGEMRRLIEQVYLDPKIKDYIVRIVLATRNPAELKLGLESYVQFGASPRASIYLSAVARCYAFLQGRAFVTPQDVKTMAPDVLRHRILLTYMAEAEGLSSDEVLKKILDQLEVP
- the dnaJ gene encoding molecular chaperone DnaJ; the encoded protein is MKRCYYEILELDRQAGDGEIKTAYRKKALEFHPDRNPSHEAEERFKEASEAYEVLSDPQKRSLYDRFGHAGLQRQGFHGFDDVGDVFSHFSDIFEDFFGFSRGGGRRGGPQPGRDIRFDIRLKFSEAFSGIEQKIDVPRQEECELCGGQGYPKGQEPLVCRHCGGKGELYQSRGFFTISTTCNACQGHGKVVKEHCKDCRGQGSVAKSKRLTVKVPPGVDNGTQLCLRGEGEAGRRGGPRGDLYVVLTVEEDERFQRQGPDLHHQRKVSMVAAALGEEIEVPVPEGGEKLRIPPGAQTGDVLKLSGKGMPSLRDKRRGDLHVHLFVETPRDLSPEQAELLQAFRKTLGDSPGPESSFTKSRKKSKKSRTWFGT